A part of Arachis hypogaea cultivar Tifrunner chromosome 12, arahy.Tifrunner.gnm2.J5K5, whole genome shotgun sequence genomic DNA contains:
- the LOC112727937 gene encoding disease resistance protein RPP2A isoform X3 — protein MSSTASSSSQKKEPGLMKFTTSSYRNWTYDVYVSFDRTTNKFVSDLYARLSAAGVRVFKDEMEPRSGDQILFNAIEDSRISIVVFSRSYGDSKWWLKELEKIMECRSSKGQKVVPVFYGVDPSEAGAAFAYGEPLREAACLPGFVTYISRERDEALDNIVEHITAFLDGKDHWFTLPNVEKLQPRVQDLIQVQLLNYDKVLILGIWGMAGIGKTTIAMALYNQICYRFQRRMFVDNISERCEQHSIVSLQEELFSCICKTTEETKEEATKEAKEKATKETTEETTKAAVEEATEEATEEEREETTAEKAKIHDIESGKLLLKKNLSNKKTLLVLDDVTERDHLEALCGSREWFGPGSTIIITTRDRSMLKDADDIYTVKGMDYDESIELFCWHAFKNKEIPAEEYRELAESIVEYCGGVPLFLEVAGSHLYGKMIEEWEPALEELEENPPYKLQRFRQVSFDSLRDDSLKKIFLDIVCFFVGMNRNHVVKILNGTGRNGEKALSALEDKCLVTVDGNQLQMHTLIEEIGREIVDEESRLTPKLSTYDVFLSFRGKDTRAKFTSHLHAALENAGFYVFKDDVQLPRGEWISISLLEAVKDSRMSIIVLSTNYAGSKWCLEELENIMQLQRTTAHAVVPIFYGVDPSEVRHQSGVFGQKFNDLLRSHPVEEDKEKSWRTSLRQVGSLSGIVVVNSRNENEDIKKVVEDVTHLLDKTELFVADYPVGVTSRVQNVINLLMEQQSKDVLLLGICGMGGLGKTTIAKALYNQLSRKFDCKCFLLNIREVWEQDNGQVSLQDRLLSDIYKTTKIPIRSTESGKLELKNRLCHKRVLLVLDDIDKVEQMNALCGSHEWFGSGSCIIITTRDEHLVKMRGVEPIIYRLDEMDDSEAIELFSWHAFKQAYPDTNFSVLTKDVVAYSSGLPLALEVLGSYLCDREIEVWKNALEKLKRIPNHKIQEKLRISFDSLSDDTEKEIFLDIACFFIGMDRSDVIQILNDCGLFAEIGISVLRERSLVTVDSTNKLGMHNLLRDMGREIIREESPDEPEKRSRLWLHEEVLHVLTEYKGTTTITGLALKSPRTNPISLSTKAFEEMNKLRLLQLEKVQLDGDFKYISRDLRWMSWHGFPLSHIPKNCCQKGLVAIELEYGNLKIAWKQAQLLNKLKILNLSHSHQLRETPDFSYLPNLEKLILEDCSSLSSVSHTIGHLNQLLLINLKDCKSLRSLPRSIYKLKSLKTLILSGCLMIDKLEEDMEQMESLTTLKAEDTAITQVPNALVRMKNIGYISLCGFEGSVRDVLPSIIWSWTYPTNNVSSLFQNTLHHLSSMISKLPKRSSLLLESGLQLEIPEDVVLKTLDATNCKITNLDENASVDDITEDENVTVLDSDDMETDMNENVSDFEDMAVDRNAVVSDMLTDKSIDIISNGGESRISRFSRLRSLVHVVLKARLFWFGFIAILIWITCSYSENQECSTSFQVCQHTPTFKEAEVIPNKQVVKLLEEESKRKSKLSYSQRVVEPPPESKNIEASATIKNSRPKSKGDMPLVKTYPPAIASLSNSQEMSDNSEYDSNTQNQDELLQANHFYSFCFKS, from the exons ATGTCGTCAACGGCGTCATCTTCTTCACAAAAGAAAGAACCCGGACTCATGAAATTCACTACTTCCTCCTATCGAAACTGGACCTATGACGTGTACGTGAGCTTCGACCGTACCACCAACAAATTCGTCTCGGATCTCTATGCAAGGCTCAGCGCTGCAGGGGTTCGCGTCTTCAAGGACGAAATGGAGCCCCGAAGCGGAGACCAGATCCTGTTCAATGCAATCGAAGATTCTAGAATCTCGATCGTGGTTTTCTCCAGAAGCTATGGGGATTCGAAGTGGTGGTTGAAGGAATTGGAGAAGATAATGGAGTGTCGGAGCAGCAAGGGTCAGAAGGTTGTGCCTGTGTTCTACGGTGTTGATCCGTCGGAAGCTGGGGCGGCGTTCGCATACGGGGAACCGCTCAGGGAAGCTGCTTGCCTTCCGGGTTTTGTTACATATATCAGCAg GGAGAGAGATGAAGCCTTAGACAATATTGTTGAACATATCACTGCCTTTTTAGATGGTAAGGATCACTGGTTCACTCTGCCGAATGTAGAGAAATTGCAACCTCGGGTGCAGGATTTAATTCAAGTTCAACTGTTGAATTATGATAAAGTTTTAATACTTGGGATATGGGGAATGGCAGGCATTGGTAAAACAACCATTGCCATGGCTCTTTATAATCAAATCTGTTACAGATTCCAGAGGAGGATGTTTGTTGACAATATCAGCGAGAGATGTGAGCAGCATAGTATAGTTTCTTTACAGGAAGAGCTTTTTTCTTGTATCTGCAAAACAACAGAAGAAACAAAAGAAGAAGCAACGAAAGAAGCAAAGGAAAAAGCAACAAAAGAAACAACAGAGGAAACAACAAAAGCAGCAGTGGAAGAAGCAACAGAAGAAGCAacggaagaagaaagggaagaaactACTGCAGAAAAAGCAAAGATTCATGACATTGAATCAGGAAAgcttttattaaagaaaaatctCAGCAATAAAAAAACGCTTCTTGTTCTAGACGATGTGACTGAACGAGACCATTTAGAGGCATTGTGCGGAAGTCGCGAGTGGTTTGGTCCTGGAAGCACAATAATCATCACCACTAGGGATAGGAGTATGCTCAAGGACGCTGATGATATATATACAGTGAAAGGAATGGATTATGATGAATCTATTGAGCTATTTTGTTGGCACGCATTCAAGAATAAGGAAATTCCTGCAGAAGAGTATCGTGAACTTGCAGAATCTATAGTTGAGTACTGTGGGGGAGTACCACTTTTTCTTGAAGTAGCTGGATCCCATTTATATGGAAAGATGATAGAGGAGTGGGAGCCTGCATTGGAAGAACTTGAGGAAAATCCTCCTTATAAATTGCAGAGGTTTCGACAAGTGAGCTTTGATAGTTTAAGAGATGACTCGCTGAAGAAGATATTTCTTGATATAGTTTGTTTCTTTGTTGGTATGAACCGGAACCATGTTGTGAAAATATTGAATGGCACTGGACGTAATGGAGAAAAGGCCTTAAGTGCCCTTGAAGATAAATGTTTAGTAACTGTTGATGGCAACCAGCTTCAAATGCATACCTTGATAGAAGAAATTGGAAGAGAAATTGTTGATGAGGAATCACGTCTTACTCCCAAG CTAAGTACTTATGATGTATTCTTGAGTTTCCGAGGAAAAGATACTCGTGCAAAATTCACCTCACATCTCCATGCGGCTCTCGAAAATGCTGGATTTTATGTTTTCAAGGATGATGTTCAACTTCCAAGGGGAGAATGGATATCAATCTCACTACTGGAAGCAGTGAAAGACTCCAGAATGTCTATTATTGTGCTGTCTACAAATTATGCTGGTTCAAAATGGTGTCTGGAAGAGTTAGAGAATATAATGCAGCTTCAAAGAACCACAGCTCACGCAGTCGTGCCAATATTCTACGGTGTAGATCCCTCGGAAGTACGTCACCAAAGTGGTGTATTTGGACAAAAATTTAATGATCTTTTAAGAAGTCACCCAGTGGAGGAAGACAAGGAGAAAAGTTGGAGGACATCACTCCGTCAAGTTGGTAGCCTTTCAGGAATTGTTGTGGTAAATTCCAG GAATGAGAATGAGGATATCAAGAAGGTTGTTGAAGATGTTACTCATTTGCTTGACAAGACAGAATTGTTTGTTGCAGACTATCCGGTGGGAGTAACATCTCGTGTGCAAAATGTGATCAATCTATTGATGGAACAACAATCAAAAGATGTTTTACTTCTTGGGATATGTGGCATGGGAGGACTTGGTAAAACAACCATTGCCAAAGCACTTTATAATCAACTTAGTCGCAAATTTGATTGTAAGTGCTTCCTACTAAACATCAGGGAAGTTTGGGAGCAAGATAATGGTCAAGTTTCTTTACAAGATCGTCTCCTTTCTGATATTTACAAAACAACAAAGATACCGATACGTAGCACTGAATCAGGAAAACTTGAATTGAAGAATCGACTTTGCCACAAAAGGGTACTTCTTGTTCTTGATGATATAGATAAAGTGGAGCAAATGAATGCATTGTGTGGAAGTCATGAATGGTTTGGTTCCGGAAGCTGTATAATCATCACAACAAGAGATGAGCATCTGGTTAAAATGCGTGGCGTTGAACCTATAATTTATAGATTGGATGAAATGGATGATAGTGAAGCTATTGAGCTTTTTAGTTGGCATGCATTCAAGCAAGCATATCCAGACACAAATTTTTCTGTCCTTACTAAAGATGTAGTTGCATATTCTTCTGGACTGCCACTTGCTCTTGAAGTTCTTGGGTCCTATTTGTGTGATAGGGAAATCGAAGTGTGGAAGAATGCTTTGGAGAAACTAAAAAGGATTCCCAATCATAAAATACAGGAGAAGCTGAGAATAAGTTTTGATAGTCTTAGTGATGATACTGAGAAAGAGATATTTCTTGATATAGCATGCTTTTTCATTGGGATGGACCGAAGTGATGTTATTCAGATATTAAATGATTGCGGACTTTTCGCTGAAATTGGAATCAGTGTCCTTAGAGAGCGAAGCCTTGTAACTGTTGACAGCACAAACAAGCTTGGAATGCATAATTTGCTAAGGGACATGGGAAGAGAAATAATTCGCGAGGAATCACCAGATGAACCTGAGAAGCGTAGTAGATTATGGCTTCATGAGGAAGTCCTTCATGTATTAACAGAATACAAG GGAACTACAACTATCACAGGACTGGCTTTGAAGTCACCAAGGACGAATCCAATTTCATTGAGCACAAAGGCATTTGAAGAGATGAATAAACTCAGATTGCTTCAGCTCGAAAAAGTACAACTTGATGGAGATTTCAAATATATTTCTAGAGATCTTAGATGGATGAGTTGGCATGGATTTCCTTTGAGTCACATTCCTAAAAACTGCTGTCAGAAAGGTTTAGTAGCCATTGAGTTGGAATATGGCAATCTCAAAATAGCATGGAAGCAGGCTCAG TTGTTGAATAAGCTGAAAATTCTGAATCTCAGTCATTCTCATCAATTGAGAGAAACTCCAGACTTTTCATACTTACCTAACCTTGAAAAGCTAATACTTGAAGATTGTTCGAGTTTGTCTTCGGTTTCCCATACCATTGGACATCTCAATCAACTTCTTCTGATAAATCTGAAAGATTGTAAAAGCCTTCGTAGCCTTCCGCGAAGCATCTATAAGTTAAAGTCACTCAAAACTCTCATTCTTTCTGGATGCTTAATGATTGACAAGTTGGAAGAGGACATGGAACAGATGGAATCTTTGACAACCTTGAAGGCAGAAGACACTGCTATAACACAAGTTCCAAATGCACTAGTAAGAATGAAAAATATTGGTTATATATCTTTGTGTGGCTTTGAAGGATCGGTTCGGGATGTTCTTCCATCTATCATTTGGTCATGGACCTATCCAACAAATAACGTGTCATCTCTGTTTCAAAATACTCTCCATCATCTATCATCTATGATCAGCAAACTTCCAAAGCGTAGTAGTCTTTTGTTGGAATCCGGTCTGCAACTTGAGATACCTGAAGATGTGGTCTTGAAAACCTTAGATGCTACAAATTGCAAGATAACTAATCTTGATGAAAATGCTTCCGTCGATGATATCACAGAAGATGAGAATGTGACTGTTTTGGATTCTGATGATATGGAGACTGATATGAATGAAAATGTTTCTGATTTTGAAGATATGGCAGTTGACAGAAATGCTGTTGTTTCTGATATGCTAACAGATAAAAGCATTGATATCATTTCCAATGGAGGTGAAAGT AGAATTAGCAGATTCTCCAGACTTCGTTCTCTTGTTCATGTTGTTCTAAAGGCACGactattttggtttggttttattGCTATCCTAATTTGGATCACATGCAGTTATTCTGAAAATCAAGAATGTTCAACCTCATTTCAAG TATGTCAGCACACACCCACTTTTAAGGAAGCAGAGGTAATTCCCAATAAGCAAGTAGTGAAGTTGTTAGAGGAGGAAAGTAAAAGAAAGAGTAAACTCTCATATAGTCAAAGAGTTGTGGAGCCTCCGCCGGAAAGTAAAAACATCGAAGCATCGGCAACCATCAAGAACTCCAGGCCAAAGTCTAAAGGAGATATGCCTTTAGTTAAG ACATATCCACCTGCAATTGCTTCATTGTCTAACTCTCAAGAGATGTCAGACAATTCAGAGTATGATAGCAATACTCAAAATCAAGATGAACTGCTTCAGGCAAACCattttt ACTCTTTTTGCTTCAAATCCTAA